The genomic region ATGATATTACTGAGCTCTTTTTCATTGGAGACTCTAATAAACAATCACTCCCAGATGCTGATACGGAAGACGTTGACCTGAACAATAGCGGACCGATATTCTACGTTAGCAATCCGGCTGGAGTAATTGATGACGGTGAGAATGCCAATATTGAATTACTACAAGTTCCGCCTGATCAGTATTCGAGAAGTGAGGTGATTGGAAGTCAAAAGCCAAATGGAGATCCCAACGACACACCTGGATACATCATCCCAGACATCAGCATTGGGCTAAATGCTGGAACAGTAATTTAATTCTTTTAATTTTCTACATTATTAACAATCACAGCGAATAGATAGGAATTAGCTTTCGCTGACTCAGTCTTCATTATTCGTCAATTCAGTGACGACGCTTACGCACACCTCTGTGACAACCATGAGGTCATTAAATAAGTAGACATTACGCAATAAGAGCGCGCGACTGCGAGAGTCACATTAATTTAATTATAATATCATAAAAGGGATTACTCTGAGTATTTTCTGTACTACTGGAAGCAATAGAGCTATCTATACGTGCGTACCTAAGCCAGAGAATTTCTCCTGGATTATCGAGGATTAGAATAAGGGTACACGTTCATTCCCACCTCATATGCAGATAACTCAAACGTCTTCAGTCGACTTCGAGTCCAGCTTCTGATTGATCAGGGTCTGCAATAGCAAGTATCGTAATCCGATTGAGGACCGCTTGATTGGAGTCAGGATCAATCCCATCGATTTCGACGGCAATACTAATATGAACACTCTGACCTGGAGTAATACTAATCCCAATTCCCTCTGTTCCTGGAGTGTCACCAGTGATTTCCGGCTCCGAGATGACGTAGTCCTGACCCGGATCGATGAATGCGTCAAAGGTAGTAATTCGTCTATCGATACTGACACCGCGATCTTCAATTTCAGTCACATTCGCATTTTGAGAACTGCCGATATCGTCAATGTAGAATGTCGTATTAACATTATCTGACTCATTTTGTAAGCCGCCTTGTGTTGCTATCCACACTGTTACTGTTGATTCCCCGTTATTTGTAATATTGAAGATATTCGCTGCGGTTGTTGTTGCGTTTGTATTTAATTGTGCATTGTTTCTTCCACTCACATCAATCGCAAAAGTGCTATCGGCAGTGTCAGACTGCTGAATAAACGCACTTTCATCTGGGTCAACTGCCGGTTGAATTCCTAACAGTGCATTAGCGTCCCCGGCGACGTCCACATCTGCGGTTCGCTCAGCCTCAACTGTACTGAATGCCCCTGTTGCGGTCACTCCAATTGCTCCACCAAAGAGCAGCAAAACAGCCACTACTCTAAGGAGTGATATCATAATGGGTTCTCATTATTATAAGAACTCTGGGTATATCATCTTATTGACTCAACGTTATGAGGAGTATGTTCACAGAAGAAGTCAAGATAATACTTATGATACCCTGCATGTGACCCATTGAGATTCATTCCCGCGCTGAAGCGCGAGGCTTTCTCCTCGATTCTCCGTAAGTAACAACTCAAAATTCGTTGGTTTGATATTGATTGGATTGTCAGTATATGTACGAATAACCCTGATGATGATAGCCGACGCTGCCGAACAACAAAACAGTGTAAAGGCGTTATCGACGGATGAGGCATATGATATTCTTTCTGATCAGCGCCGGCGATATGCCATTCATCATCTCAAGCAATTAGACACGGCAGTAAGCGTTCAGGACCTTGCTGAACAGGTAGCCGCATGGGAGAATGAAAAACCGATTGAACAGTTAAATTCACAGGAGCGAAAACGGGTTTATATCTCGTTATATCAATCACATCTTTCAACACTTGATGATGAAGGGATTGTTGAATACGATGAAGAAAACGGAATGGTCAGTCTCACTGACGCTGCCGATGAATTAAATATCTACTTTGAGGTTGTGGCAGGCGATGATATTCCATGGAGTATATTTTATATTGGTCTAACGGCCGCTTTCAGTGCACTTGTCGGACTTACATACACTGGAATCGGTGTTCTCCAGCGAAGTCAACTTATCTTCGTGACAATTGGAATGCTTGTTTCGTATACTGCTGCAGGAGTTATCCAGACAATCCAACGAAAACGGATGGAATTGGGCGACTCTGGACCACCACCAGAATTGCAGTGAGTATTTTGTTCAATTAAATAATCATCACCGTCTCCGATTAATCACAGATCATTTTATCTGCGGATAATCAGTCGATTTTACTCAGATATCAAGTAAGCTATTATCGCTGGTTCACTCTGAGAACCGGGTCACGTCTCAATGACGGTGTCAAATATTGGTCGAAGTGTATTGATTGTGCGGTCTCCATCTGACGGTGTCATTAGATAGGTTGTCTCAATATCTGCAGATTGGAGACGTCGACTGAGTGTATATAAAAACTGGAATACTTTCTGTGGGCTAAGATACTGCAGGAACGCCTGAAGCGTATGAACGCTGCAGACTGTATTTTGATCTGGGTTCTGCCAGTTATCAAGTACCTGTGTAATGAGAATACCAAGTCGGGACAGATCAGTTTGATCGGATATCTGGTGTGTTTCAATTGATTCATCCATCCCATCACCAGATAGTTCTGCAACTGACATGTCTCCAGGAACACTTGCTCCGACTTTGATAATGATAATCTCACCACCGTCCCAACTCGGATGTTCCTGACACGCACGGAGTATATCGATCGTCTCACCTGCTGGAACAAGTAATAATAGATTCTGTGGGTACTGTGTTTCTAGTATATGATTAAATCCAGCATTCCATGTTTGTGAGTTATCCTCTCCAAGCAGAAGCGCTTGTGACCCATCAGAGACGGTGCTACTATCACTCTGAATACTCTCAGCAGAGGTACTGTCCGTCAGTGATGACGATTGCTGTGACTGTGACTGTGACTGTGACTGTGACTGCGGGGCAACCGGAGAGTCAGTCTGACCAGTATTCACGGACGTATTCTCGTTCTGGTTACTATCAGTGATGATTTCTTCAGGGATGTCTGTTTGACCGATATTCACAGAGCTATTTTTATTTTGATTACTAGATGTGCTTGCCTCATTTGATGAATCTGAACCAGAGGGCTGGTTCCATATACGCTCCGAGTCACGCTGAGATCTGTCAGCCGCAGGCTCAGTTGAGTGTTGATTTGAACCCGTAGATACGGCAGAATCAGACATATCATCAGAATTTTTCAGACGATCATCGCTTGATAGTCCAGTTTTGATACTGTCAGAGTCAGTATCAGTTGCATCCGTAATTGCCGCATCGGACCAGACGCGAGTAGAGCGGGAGTCATTCGTTATGTGCTCTTCTGGATCTGGCGTGGTTGTATCGGTATCAGTATCAGTATCGCTAGCGAAATCTGAACTTGAGTCTGCGTCCGCAGTTGTCTCATCGTCTGAGAGGGCATCATCATCATCGTTATTAATATTGTTATCTGCTGATTCGTCTGTATCTATATCATCAGGAGATTCAAACTTAGCAAACCGGGATCGGACAGTGGTACTCGTCTCTGCTTCATCATCCATGTCATCTTCCTCGGTCATGAGAAGAGAACAAATACCGAGTGACATACCGTTTGTACACTATGCAATTGATATCCAATAATCATCAATTAGCTCAGTCCGTTTTCATCCGTCTCTTCATCTAGAAATGGACTAAAATCTTCTGACTCATCAGCTGATAGATTCCGTGGGGCACCGGTAAGGACATCTGAAGTGAGTGGATTCCATCCGCTCGGGTCAATATCATTGAACGGAGTCTCACAAAATGGACATGCTGGTGAGGCTAACATTGAGATATTTATATCCTCATCACAGTAGTCACATTTTGCATGTTCTATCCCTTCTTGGAGAGCTGTTTGTCTGATTGCTTCTAAGGTTTCTTTATCCTCACTTATAGAGCTAATCATGTCAGTGTTATCCTCAATTTGATTTGTTAGCTGACTCCGGCGTGTCTCAAACTCCTCTTGTCGATTGAGTGCTGTTTCAAACGCACTTTCAATTGAGTCAAACTCATCATCAACCCGTGATTGGATTGTTTCTTGGGATCTCTCAAGCTCTTCAATCCTCGATTTGAATTCCTGTCGTAATTCAAGAGATTCTTCATATGACTGGTTGAGTTGCTCAATTTCTTCTTTCAGTAATTCGATTTCAGATTGTACATTAGCCATTTTCGCATCATTCTCAGATGAATTGCGTGAGCCCCGATTTTCATTCTCCATTATATTCACTTCTTGTTCGATACTCTTGACACGGTCTTGAAGTCGGACCCAACGCTCAGTCTGGCTTCGGCGGTTCTGGTCAATCTTATCTGATAAGTCGTACAATCGCTGCCACAACTCCTTTTCAGACCGTTCATCTGACATTTTCCTGAGTCCATCATTATAGTCCGGACCGCTTTCAGAGACGCCACTCTCTTCAGATTTAGACGTTGATACAGATTCCCGCTTTCCTACCGGTAACGGCTGTTCTTTTTGATCAATCGTATCATTACCGCCGGTGGATGCACCAGTTTCCTGGTCATGATTTGACTGGTTGGCAGTTGTTGTGTCTGTAACAGAGTTCAGCGTGCGTTGTAATTCAGTATATACCCAATATGCAGAAACAGTCTGATCCAATATTTCATTTGTTGATACTCCCTCGGACTCAGCCATCTCCTCAGCCCACTCTAAGAATTCATCTGTATCAAACTCAATATCTTTATCTGATGTATTATTCATTGATGATACTCTAATAGTTTATTTTTCAAGCGTTTTCTATCAACTCCGGTTAGTATAATAATCTCAGATATAGATTTCTTCTCGCGATCATGAGGACAGCAGCGAAGTAATTTAAACTGATGTGTAATTAGATATAGAATACGTATCATTATCGGTGTACCTGTACAATTATTATGTTTTTCAGATGAACGGATTGAATAACTCGAATTATTACGTCTGCTATAATCATATAATCACTGTATACCTATATTCTTTCTGTTGTCTAAAATCTATATTATGTTTGATATGATTTCCGAATAGAACTTAATACGTCATCAATATAACAAATGTTTAATTATATTCATTTTATAACGCAGTCTTTTCATCTGGGTACGGGCTTTTGTGAGCACAACTCTACATGACTCCAGGATATAGTAATTAAATCGATAATAAGCAGGGTGTTAGCACAGCGAATAGTAAAAAAACAATATTTGATATGTTGAGGAACCGATTTACTTAATTCTCTATATCAATAATCGATGTGATACTTTCCACAATATTATTGAGGTGGGAATATCCAATACACACTTGTGAATCACATCTGGATAGCCTATCTATCCGTCTTTGGATTCGCCACTGTAGCCTGCTTCACTGGAGCATATCGAGCTCGTCGCGCCGTTGATAATGACTTTCGAACCGGTCTCATGTGGCTGTTCATCCTTGCCGGAGTGTGGTCATTGACGACGGCAGCACGGATTGCGGTTCCAGATATGCGCGTCGACATCGCACTTCGGATTGGAGGATTGATTATCGGTCTTGCAAGTATTGGCGCATGGCTATATGTTGCCTCAGCATACGCAGGATTTAGTTATCATCAGAGCACGATCAATCGCGCTCTGGCACTGGCGGTATATCTGGTTATTGTCATTGCAAAGATTACCAATCCGATTCACAATCTCTATTTTATCTCAGCGCAAAAGTCGCTTCCATTTTTACACCTTTCATTTAATCCAGGACCGTTGTATTGGTTTGTTGCGGGCATTGCATACACGGCTGTCTCAATCGGATTATACTGGTTATTTACCACGGCTCCACAAGCACGCGTTGATACCACCCGATTTCGAGCGGTGCTCGCGTTAACCGCCGCACCAGCGCTTCTTGATGTGCTTGTTTATGCAGATGCCATTCCAACAGTGCTTATTGAAGTGAGTTATGCACCACTTGGCATGGCTTTCTTTGCGCTTGGAACCGCAACTGTCACCAATAAAGAATTATATTCCGTTTCACAATCGTGGCGCCGGCAGGCACTTGATGATATTGCTGATGCAGTTGTCCTCACTGATGCAGAAGGGCGGATTAGATATCTTGGATCCAACGCTACTGCCGTATTTTCAACACTCGCTGGATCAGAAGGACAGTTGTTTGAAACCGTCGCACCACAATTATCTAATCTTACACATAACAGCGAATCATTCCAGTGGGATCAAGATGGCGCCACAAAATATTATAATATCATCAAACGTGATATCCGATCATCAGGCTCTCAATCGGGGACAGTATTTGCATACATTGACGTAACAGAGTCACGAGAAGCCAGATTACAGCTCGCTGAGACTGAAATTAAGCGTCAACGATTCCAGCAGGCTATTGAGGCAGTCGATCACTCTGTATTCATGACTGATGTCCGTGGGACAATTGAATACATTAACCCAGCGTTCGAGAAGAACACTGGGTATGACCGTTCAACACTCATCGGGCGCTCACCAGCGATCTTGAACGCCCCAGATGCCCCCAATGCGTATCCTGACGATCTCTGGGAACAGATACAAGATACTGGTGGAAGAGAGACGGAGGTTATCCAACAACGTCAGGATGGAACAACATACTATACACAACAGACGATTACACCAATTAATTCACAAGACGCGTCGACGACATCATATGTGGTGATTCTCACAGATATTACAGAATTGAAAGAACATCAACAACATCTTGAATTATTAAGTCGCGTCCTTCGACATAACCTACGAAATGATATGAATATTGCTCGTGGATATGCAGAAACAATGATTAGTAATACGACTGACAGCAATGAGAATTATACTGCTAATATCGTTACGACAGCTAACGATGTCATAACGCTCGCTGAGCAATCAACAACAATTACTGATTTAATTATTGACCCGCCTGAGTCTCAAGAGATTAATCTGAGCGATGTTGCACAACAGACAGCCGAGCGTATCTCAGAAACATACACACGGGCGTCTATCGACATTAACTGTAAAGAGACACCACCGGTGCGAGCAATTCCACAGGTCCGTACCGCAATAGAGGAGTTAATCAATAATGCTATTATTCATTCTACCAGTGACACTGTCTCAATGACTGATGAATTCAACAGAGACACCACAGTAGCTCATAGTGCAGATGATGAATCGATGCAATCGTTATCACTGGTATCGTTACCGCGATCACCTGACGCTGCTAAGACACAGGTGTCAATCACGGTTGAGAGACTTCCAACGGAGAATGAGGTGGTAGTACGCGTCGAAGATGAAAATCAGCCAATTCCAGGCATGGATAGACAAATACTCCAGCGTGGGACCGAGATTCGATCTGTCTATCATGGAAGTGGGCTTGGATTGTGGCTCGTATACTGGGTTGTGATGCGGTCTAATGGGACGGTTGACGTTGAGACACGCGACCCATCTGGAAATCGAATTGAGATGCGATTCAACCAGTGCTGAGATACGAGCTCACATATGAGCGAGTGTTTTTATTTGTGCCTATGATTATCATTGTTGATCGGTGTAAGTACCACTTGCAACATAACCGATGAACACCGCGTGACAGCAATCATGATTTGAGCATCCGGTTCAATAATAAAGATATGGAATGGCATCGGCGTCGAGATCTTGAGGGTGGAAAAGAACTGGGAGTCTGGCTTTGTCAGGATGAAACAGGAACTATCACAGAGGAACTCTATGTTGAGTCACACGAATATCGTGGCGATGATTTTGATACGTACACAGCGACGCCAACTGGTGAATGGACGCATCTTGGCTCATTTAAAACGCCAAAAGAAGCGTTCGCTGCTGCTCGTGAGCATATTGACTCAACTGCTGGCTCTCTTGTGACAGAACCGTAGTGCGACAACGTCCACGCTGATCATCAGTGGGTGCTGTGTCGCGATGATTTACGCAGAGCATGAACTATATGAAGTACCCCGCGCACGGTAGTGCAATGCGTCCGTGTTTAATCTTGCATCACTGACGCAACGGATTTTAATTTCTCTCGTGCTCCCTGTGACAGTTGCGCCGACATTCCGTGTCGGTCAACACCCGAATCCAAGGATGTGTGAGAGTCGGGGTCTCCACCAGCCCTCGATACCGCCCGTCTCACCGTCTTCACGCGAGGGAGGGTTTCGAGAGACGGCACATTCTCATTGTCCTGTTGCTCGAACTAGTTCTGTATCACGCACACCGTCACCTTTCTGTCGCTATCGTCTTGGAACTTGCACTGCTGGTATTTGAACCGCTTCTTGTCTCGATTCCCCCGTTCTGTGTGCTGGCACTCCGTTCTCGGGCATCGCTGGCTCGTGTATTCTGGGTCAACCTCATCTGACGGGATCCCGTTCCACGCAGGCTTGTACTCCACCATCTCTCTGAGGGAATGAAATGCGAGTGAGTGGAGGCAACAATTAATCCGCGTACCGTAGTCGATGGACTCCCGCATATCCTTGAGGTATTCAAAGACGATGACCGGACTCGAAAACTGCGAGACTTGTGTAGACAGTCATGAACGTAGTCGGGTTCTACGGTTGGACGACTGTCTCGAACGCAGTCTGTTTGGCTTTCTGCATCCGCTTACGTTTGGTGAAGAACTCGTGGCGTTGTTCTTTCACCGAGACGTTTCGACTCATCGCAGCGAGTGCGATGCAATCCTCGTTCACATTCACACCAACAATTGTGTCTGCATTGTTCTTGCTGGCGACTTGATGAGACTCACATATGACCATGACGTGGAGTCGCCACTCGTGTGGTTGTGAACGACTTCAGCGGTCCCAACCCGCTACTTCATCGCTGAACGCAGTCCGTAGACGGTCGAAGTGGTCGACGTGGTCGAGGCTACCACGGAGTTCAGCTTTGAGGTGCCTGCCTCTCGTAGCAATGATACGGAACCGAACCGTCCTGTCGTCTTCGAGGAACAGGTGGTAGCCTTCGCCGTGGTTCATTACCATCGAGTACGACTGGTCAATGTACGGGTAGGACCATCCTCAGCCGTCATCTTTGTTGTCGTGATACGTTTCGATTTCACCGAGTACTCTGTCAACGATGAGTTGACTGGTGTTTTTGAGGTGATTAGCGTTGTCAACGACACTTGATTTGATCTTACTCCAGTCCCAACCAGCTCGACCGAGTCGGTTGGTTTCGTTGCGGATGCGTCGGGCTTCGAGACAACCGGTTAGCAAGTTGTCGTCACTCCCTGTGTAGATGTCTAGTCCGAACAACATTGTCTGGGTGAGCTTGGACGATTGCACTGTATTTTGTTATGGTTCGCTATCTCTCAGAAGCTCGTGTTTTGACGCGCTTCACCCCGCCCACGGTGAGTCGGGGCACTTGCGCTATTCTTTTCTGATAGATGGTTTTGATAGATATTGTTCAAGAATCATCAGCATATATACATACAAAACGGATACCGACACCGGTATTTCCTTGCGGTCGAATTGAGACATGTATGAGTTCGAATGATGATACTCCAGTCGAGCAGACAAACAACTGGCCTGAACTCGTTGCAATGGTGTACGAAGAGATGAGCGGTGGTGACGGGTCGACCACACTCCGACTCCGCAATATGGAGATTCAGGTTCCGAGTAAGACTGGACCCGATGCAGACCATGCACATTGGACTGTTGACGGAACAATTGATCTTAATCCCGAAGAGTAGTTCAAACCAAAGTCAAACCCAGAAATATTGGACTCTGTTCGACTCGGATCTGAATCGACATTTGATATCGATATCAATATCAAATATCAAACACCGATTACAGAGCTGAAGTCTCTCTCACGATCAATGGGAGGAATAACAGATGAATCCTGGCTCGACATTTTTTACGTGTATGATTGGATGAGAACAACTATTACTATGAGTGACGTGTCGGTGTCTGATATAATATATCATACCGATGACCAACATAACTGAGTAGTCCATCGGATATCTGCTGACGTCGCGATGTAATCCATTCATTAATTTCAGGAACGACATCACTTGTCACAGTCTCCTCAACAAACGCGAGTAACTGCTGAAGATAATACTGTTCATCACCTTGATATGTATTCCCTTGCGGATAGACGATTGCATCAGCAGCATCAACCGCACGCACCGTTCCAGGTCGATCGCGGAGTGCATCTAAGAGGTGTCGTCCTGCATGGCTATCTCGATCCGGGATAGCATCAATCGCATCGTGATACGCTGTCTCAACCGCATTATCTGCGGGATGGTCTGGCTGAAAAACAGTCGTCCCATCAAATGTGAGCGGAAAGTACGCCAACCCGCCCGGACGAAGTGCATCTAAGAACACATCTAGTGCATCTTCAATCGAAACAAGATCCATGAATTGCTGCGCCATCAGAAGGTCGATATCATTACTATTCGTCACAGCAGTGAGTGCATCAGCCGTTTCAAAGGCAACAGTAAGCGTTGATTCAGCATCAGATTGAGTATCAGTGTCTATATTTGATGTGTCATTAACAGTAAACATCCCATCGGGGCTTGTTGTGACATCATATCCCCGAAACCGGAGTTCACGAGAGCGAACAGCGCGGGCATATGCAGTCAATCGCTCAGATGAGTCAATACCGCGGTATGATCCACCGATTCCAGAGTCGAGTAACCGTGGAACCGTCGCCCCTGTCCCAGCACCAACATCAATGATTTCTGGTTCTGAAGGGAGCAATTCATGAAGTGTTTCTCTCACCCGTCGTGAGAACGACCGATTGTCGACGGTTCGTTTTGCTTCGAGATATCGAACGAGTGCATGATCAACAGCCATTGTTATACTGTCCGTGTATGGCTCGCCCATGCTGCATCGTCTTCCCAGATTTGCACTCGGAGTTGATCAGGCGTGGTTTCACCAGCAACACTCAGCCTCTCTGCGACATGATCGCCGAATATCCGTGAGAAATTCTCAACACTTGGGTTTAGTCCTTCAAACTCAGGAAGGTCATTAAGTACTGAATCACGATATCGCTCAACGAGATCTTCAAGTATTGATTCAACAGTAACGATATTTAACAGATATCCATACTCGCCGAGTGAGTCACCTGCAAAGTGAAGTTCAACCTCAAAATGGTGACTATGTATCTGTCCCTCTGGAGGCTCCGGATCTGGCACTGTGAGAACGTGTTGTGCGATGAAGTCACGCTGGACAGCAAGTTCATATGAGTACGCTGTTGTCATTATTTATTTTCACGCTCTATCGGCTTATTATCATTTGTTTCTGCTGATAGTCCTCTGTTAATCATATCGTAGTTTTTCTGATTTTGTCTTTTGATTGTGTCTCAAAGCCACTGTCACACAGTTTGAGTGTATACTGCGAGTGCGCTGGTTACGACTATGAATCTGCGCCTGCGTCTGCGTCCGAGTCCGAGCTAGGATCATAACCACTGCCAATGTAGTTTCGTGTATTGTGTGCTACGCATTGCATGTAGTATGTTCACTCATTGATACGTCAGTAATACTTGAAGTGTTGACTCAGGTGTTTCTGTCAGTCGGTTGTATGCACTTGGGGCGTCAGTAAATGGAACTCGATCAGTAATGAGTGCTTCAACGTCAATGGTATTGAGTTGCTCAATTGCGACGGATAATCGACGGTCAGTCGTCCATCGCCCTCGGAGGTCAGGGTCAATCGTACTCACTTGACTCGATGTAATTGTAATGCGGTCACGGTGGAAATCACCACCAAGTCCAAGCTCTGTTGGTTTATTACCGTACCATGAGCCGACGATGATCCGACCATCATACCCGACAAGATCAATTGCAGCATTCAGCGCGGCTGGCTGACCCGATACCTCATAAATGAGGTCTGCACCGGGTGGGTCATGAGAACTAAATATATCCTCACTTGCTGATGGGTCAAGCGCACGATCTGCACCAAATGAGCGTGCTAACTCTCTCCGAGCAGGGATTGGCTCAACGACAACAAGTTCGCTGATTGGAAGATCGGCGAGTAACTGTATTGTACACAGCCCAATAACACCAGCTCCGAACACAACAACGCGTTCACCAACACGAGGTGATCCATCAAGTAGAAAATTCGTTGCTGTTTCAGCGGTCGGTAATAATGCTGCAGTCTCAGCGTCTAAGTTATCTGGGACCGCAATAAGTGCATCTGAATCAACAGAAAACCGATTTTGATGCGGATGGAATGCAAAGACCTGCTCGCCAAGTCGGTCAGTTGCTTGTGTCCCCGTTTTGACAACATCACCAACAGCAGCATACCCATATGCTGTCGGATATGACAAATCACCATTGAGTGTTTCGAGTGTTGCGTCAGCAGCCATCTGCTCAGGAACCTCTCCGTTATATACGAGTAATTCTGTTCCAGGGCTGATTGCTGAGACGGTCGTCTCAACGATAACACCGTTTGGGTCAAGATCTTCTATTGAAACTGACTGTAGACTGACATCACGGACGTCAGTAAAAACAAGTTTGTCTGCCGTATCCGTCTCAACACCTGCATTCACATCTGAGTGCACGCGCGTACCGGAGTCTACATCAGAGCTATCAGTCATATTTTTCTCCGATTTCTGTCTGTGTCGTCTGATTGTTAGCCGTATTAGACAGCGCGCTGTGCATGCTCAGATATACGCGTGTATCCATACCGGATTGAGTTATATCAGTATCCATATCTGATGTACGTGTTTATTACACTGTTCGTCTCAACACCACTGGCGGCAGTTACATCACTGAGAGATACTGATTGTCTCATCGTCACTACTCGCCAACCCACTCAGACTCAACCGTGTCACGGCCATGACCGCTTTTCATACTGTCAGTCTCATCGTCTGCGGTATGATCTGTGCTATCGACTTCATATGCGGAGATACCCGATTCGCGACACACCTCAAGTGCATGTTTTGCATCACTTCCAGCATCGTGTGCTGTCTGCCCCCGCCCAATGCCAACTTGATACTCAACGCCAGCTTCTGCGCTAACATGTTCAAGAATCGTCTCAAACGTATCATATGATAGCTGTGGGCAGACTGCAATGACATTGTCACCACCAACAAATTGTGCAACACTATCGTGTTCTGATCGGAGATGCTTTCTGAGCGTCATAGCGGAATCACGGATTGCTAACTCAGTATCAACAGCATTGGTATCATCAGTGTATGTCCCCGTCACATCGATAATATCAAAATGCGCAACTGTCATCTGTGGCGATGTTGTTGTTCCTGAGACCCCACCATACCGAAGTGCTTCGCGCCGATTAGAGTCTTGAGCGCTACCAGCCTGTTGTAGCTGTTCACTTGCCCGGCGAACCGCCTCAACAGGTGTCGTTGCTTCGCCAATACCAACACTAGCAGTGACAGGATATCGATTCCGGATCCGTTCTTGAAACCGAGCGAATTCCTCTGGTGAAATATCATTGACAACCCCGAGCATATTATCAAATCGATTATAAAATGCATATCCATCGCTTCGACCGACAAAGTCGGCAAAGTCGGCATAAATTCGAGCCTGTAATGCCTGGAGATCTGTCTCTCGGCGTGGAGCCGGTGTGACCGTCCATGGCCCGTAGTCATCGAGTTGCACAAGCGAAAAT from Haloquadratum walsbyi C23 harbors:
- a CDS encoding zinc-dependent alcohol dehydrogenase; the protein is MTDSSDVDSGTRVHSDVNAGVETDTADKLVFTDVRDVSLQSVSIEDLDPNGVIVETTVSAISPGTELLVYNGEVPEQMAADATLETLNGDLSYPTAYGYAAVGDVVKTGTQATDRLGEQVFAFHPHQNRFSVDSDALIAVPDNLDAETAALLPTAETATNFLLDGSPRVGERVVVFGAGVIGLCTIQLLADLPISELVVVEPIPARRELARSFGADRALDPSASEDIFSSHDPPGADLIYEVSGQPAALNAAIDLVGYDGRIIVGSWYGNKPTELGLGGDFHRDRITITSSQVSTIDPDLRGRWTTDRRLSVAIEQLNTIDVEALITDRVPFTDAPSAYNRLTETPESTLQVLLTYQ
- a CDS encoding GTP cyclohydrolase III, translated to MSNTFDETVRFSLVQLDDYGPWTVTPAPRRETDLQALQARIYADFADFVGRSDGYAFYNRFDNMLGVVNDISPEEFARFQERIRNRYPVTASVGIGEATTPVEAVRRASEQLQQAGSAQDSNRREALRYGGVSGTTTSPQMTVAHFDIIDVTGTYTDDTNAVDTELAIRDSAMTLRKHLRSEHDSVAQFVGGDNVIAVCPQLSYDTFETILEHVSAEAGVEYQVGIGRGQTAHDAGSDAKHALEVCRESGISAYEVDSTDHTADDETDSMKSGHGRDTVESEWVGE